The genomic interval AGACAGAAGCCCAGCGGAGCATGAGTGGCCGACTTTATAGTATTTGATCTTGTATGAGCAACGGAGTCACCGGGCCTAGGCATACAATGTAGTTGCCCCTGAGTATCCGCTAAATTCCTGTCGCCTTCACACACGTCTGTTGACTTACGGTTATTGTGTCCTTGGCGGAGGCCTACGTCTCGTTCAGCTTGGTATCTTTTTGTTgtgttgttggtgtttgACACGGTACTTACTCTGAGTGCGTATTACCTGTCATGGAATCGGGGCAGTGCACCGGTTGAGGGATTGATTCGGACAAAGTCTAACGCGACTAGGACGTGTATACTATCACCGGATGTGCTTGGCAATTTCCATTGTTGGTTGATAGTTCCGGAAGGCCTTCGTCTAGGGCAGGGATTGTCCCAAAGATCGCATACACTAAAGGGAAACTCACATGATGCACGGATACTAACGTAGAACGGCACCGTATTCATACGATAAACTGCGACTCCACCCTAATGGCAAGTGGGTTAGAGTTACGAATTTATAAGGATTTACGTTCGGGGGAATTTCTGATTGAAGGGCGCCGCATCACAAGGCCGCTCTGACGAAACATTCAACGTCGTGCTCACGATTCTTTTACGTGCTCTTGCCCCTCATATGAGCAACTACCGTGCATGTACAGTATACCGAACCCATTAATTGGCGCTTCTACATCTTGCATCATTCTACCACGGAGCCAAACCAAGACCGACACGCAGCAAAACTTCTGTTTGGATGAGTAGGGAAACGGTGAGTGCAACTAAACCAGATGCTGCGTTTTATGGCAGCCAAGTGTAGCAATAGAGCCCTGGACCCCAGGGGAGAGAACAAGTGTCTTCCCAAATACTACGTCCTCGGGCCACCGTATAGTGTACTCCATATCGTCCTTAAGGAGGCCGCGAATTTGTCGGAGGAGCACCGCGGGCCAGCTCTGCAAATACCAATTGTCTCCACCCAAATGCATCAGGACGGCAAAATGGGCAAATATTACGATGGCCGCTTTATGGTGGGCAGAGCACATATCCAAGAAGGCGCTGTCAACGTGGCTTGCCCACCCCCATATCGCCCGGATTTGTGCCGGATTACCTGGATCGCACACAAAATGGGCAATGCTGACAAAGAGTGACTCTGCAGCATGGAGACACACCACTCTTGCCTGATCCATGCACTGACGCTGTATAAAAGCTCGCAACGATACCAACTGCGGAAAGGCTGATTCGAGACCCTGGATGGGCTCAAGCTTGCATGGGTAAAATTTCCCCACAAGAAATGGATCCGAAATGGTGACAGATGCAAGGTGTTGCTGGACGAGCGAGGTCGAGCTCCTGCCCAGGCGAATAGCTTGCACAAGTTCTTTGACAGGGTCGAAATTTGGTTGGATGCGGCTCGAAAGAGCTGGACGGCGGAGAGGCTCCGCCAAGGCATACATTGAAGTATAGAAGCAGAAGCTCAGTAGGGCTCGACAATGCGACTCGTCCAATTGCTGGACATGCGGTCGAGCCCGTGTAATTGCGGCTTGCCGGTGCGCGACCGCCCTGGTGTACCACCTCGTCTGGGACGGGTCTTCGTCGAAAAGCTGAAGAGCCGCAAGAGCAAGAATGCTATTAAGCAGGTAGTGGTGGGAGAAGCCGAGACGAACGATGTCGTGGTCTGACTGTTTGGCTGGCCCAGATGCGTTTGCAGGAATGGGACGCCGGTACCAGTAGTCAAGTAATTGGAGATCGTCCAGTGTATCCTGACTGAGCGTTGCCGTTGTGACGCCCGGCGTGGAAAAACCACACTGGATATTATGCCGCTGGCAGTTCAAACATTGTGGATGAACCTCATTGCACTGGGGCCAGATTCTTTTAGCTTGGACGTTCGCTCGCGGAGATTTGTGCCTCCGAGGTCGGCAGTACCATACCTTGACATGTCGCTCTTTGCACTGCTCGCAACCTTCGCGGGACTTTAGATGAGCTCTGCGTTTTCTATTCATTATCTTGGATGTTTCAGAGAGGGGTAGACGAAGCCGTAGGGTAAGCGTGGCTGAGTTGACAGAGCACGGCGATCAGAGCTGTTCATCGTATAAATACGGTGCCTAAGTGATGATCCCTGATTTGCCACATTCTTGCAAAGGTCTAGACATCGTATTAATACGACAAGGTTTGGCCCACTTAGAGGCGTTGTGGCCAATGACTACGACCAGCCAAGACCGGCTGTCCGTGCTTGGTCCCGGTAGAAAGCGGAGTGGATATGCTCCGTACATTTGGTTAAAGATTTCCGCCATGCCGATAGCAACACTCCATGCGACAATATGATAAGTATGACTGTGTGTGTTCATTCAATAAGGGCCAGCCACTGGATACGATCTTGTTCAGTATTTGGATTGATATATTACATAGTCTGGTGAGCTGGACATATTCTAGCATCGTCCGAACAGCTTGACTAATAAGTGTAGTAAGTACTTGAGATAGCAACAAGCGTGGCAGCAAGCAGTTGGCCACCTTGAAACCTGTTAAGCCTCTTCTTTTGTCCCTTTATCATTCTGACCCCCAGTCACATTGTTCTCACTCTCTGGTGTAGTTCTCTTCACACTGCGCCATTCCATCGCGAGGGCACCGAGGATAGTGAGGCATGCCAGGATCAACCCCACCAGAAAAACCTGCCGGAGTGCCTCATTGTACGCTGAAATCACCACTGGCCTGATATTACCCGGCAGCTGTGTGATCGTAGTGGCGCCCTCGCTCTGAAGAAATGTTGCATCAAAGCCCGGAACGCCTTGTAGCCGCATTAACAACTGGTTACCGAGAACGTTCTGGCCCACGCTAATAAAGACAGTACCACCCAATAACTGGCTGAAGAGCATAAGAGAGGTACCGATTGGGACGTCCTCCGCTGGCAGCACGGTCTGCGCTGCCAAGTTTGGTGCCTGGAACGATTGCCCTAGTCCCACGCCAAAGAGCACCTGGTAGCCAATCCATCTGGATCCTGGTGTTTCAACTCGGAGAGTGCTTATAAGCCCAGCGCCGACGGCCATGAGGCTCACCCCGATAATCAAGAACGGCGTGTAGTATCCAATGCGAGACGTTAGGACTCCAGCCACAACTGACGACACCACCATCCCAAGTACCAAGGGTAGCAGTCGAATCCCGGAATCCATCGCCGAGAGGCCGTGGATGGCTTGGAACCAGATGGGTAGGAAATATATgaagatcatcatctgcgcACCGATGCAAAACGTGGAATAGAGCCCGGCATAGATACTGCGCTGAGCAAAGATCCGCGAGGGAACTGTTGCCGTCTCAGGCTTAAGGATTTGCACTACAATGAAGgcgacgagaagaaatccGGCAATGATCAAAAGGATGATGATGCGCCATGTACTCCACTACCAGCAAGGCAAAGTCAGTTAAAGCTGCTTTGTTGGGAAGCTCTTTCAGTAGTAGACGTGTAATATCAGCCATACCGCGTAAGTTGAGCCTCCCCACTGCAGAGCAAGTAGCAAGCAGACGACACCAGGAATGAGTGCCCCCGTTCCAAGTAAGTCAAGGCGTGACATTTTGGTCTTGAGCGGCAATTTGGTTGAAGCTCGATCCGGCAcgtggaggagaaagaaaatgaagaccACGGCGAACGCCCCGAACGGCAAATTGATGTAGAAGCACCAACGCCACGTAACCTCAGTCGTAAAAACGCCTCCCAGTAAAGGGCCAATAATTGAGGAGAGACCGAATACTGCACCGAATATACCCTGGTACATTGGCCGCTTGCGTAGTGGGATAGCATAGACAATAATAACAAGCTATCACACACAGTCAGTGACAAATCTAAAGCACACGCAGGTGGGGCCTCCAGAGCTCAATCACCAAAGTAATCATATTGAGCATGGAATTTCATGCTGCCCTGTTACTTACCGTGCCTGACATGATCCCCGCTGACCCGAGGCCAGCGATTGCCCGTCCGAGGATGAACGCGACAGAGCTTGGTGCCGCGCCACAAATCGCGGAACCAATTTCAAAGAGTAGGATAGCGGATAAAAAGGTATATTTAACGCTGAAAAATGTATAGATCTTACCAAAAAGCAGCTGAAAGGCGCAATTCGTAAGCAAGTAGGCGCTGCCGTACCAGCCTATATCTGTTACCGAACCAAATTCGTCCGTGATCTGGGGAATGGCTGTAGAGATGACAAGACGGTCCTAGCTCGGTCAGTGAACGGGCTGTGGATGTATGGATGAATGGCGGAGCATGCACTGAGGGCCGCAGGGACCTACCAATGCCACCAGAAACATGGTCACAAATACTGCTAATAGAAGCAGTGCCAGCTGAATTCCTGTGGGATACACATCGCTTGACGCTGTGATTCTGGTTCGATCCCCAGACTCTGTAATCGTATCGTGGACTGGGTCTTCTGTGCTAGCCCTAGGAATGGTCGTCCGAGACTCTTGAGCTTCTGCCATAACAGGCGGTTCGTTTGTACAAGGGTCTTCGCAAATGTGCAGAGTAAACTGTGACTGGAAACGACGTATGCTAAGCCACTTCTAATAGCTCGAAGATCTCCAGCGGTAAAAAGGACTGGATGGGCTGAAGAGTATAGCGGTTGTAGGGGGATAAAAAGGAATCTCACAACATACGCTTGCCAAATACCATGCTGTGTTTATATGGACACCTGCTGAGATGTCTGTCATTGCCGGgccgcttttctttttctctttataTAAGTTCTACCTTAGTTTATTCCTTGTCAAATATCAGTTAATGGCACTCAGCAAGATGTAACATGGCTCTATTGTTTGACACCCCACCGAATCTGAGGGCCAGTCTCAAATCTAGGTTCGAGTCACCGTATGAATACGGGTGGCGGCTCCGCGAACTCCTCCCGTATAGATACGAATGCTGCCCCACTCTAAACTCCGAACTGCGGATCTCTCGAATACGATAGTGCGGATGAGCTTGTTTGTGCAGCCCAATTAGAGTGGGCAACTCTCCACCCCGACGAGGCGGGTGGGGTGGGGGGTGTTAAATGTCACTAATCTTTGAATGCGTCGTCCACCACAATAAATAGGCTTCCTTCTCTGGCGTAAGGATTCACCAGCTTTCAACCGAACATTCAGCACAATCAAAGTGGCTCACGTCAAATATCACCCTCAGAGCTCATAACAGAGGTCTCATGTCCGCCAACCTCAAAACGGACCTCCCTTGGGAAAGCAGCATTCTTGGGATCCTCTATAAACAGCTTTTTGTCCACCCCAAGCCTCTCCCCACCAAGCCGTCACTCAGAGGACGAACGGCAGTCATTACAGGCTCCAATGGCGGAATTGGCTTCGAAGCAGCGAGGCAACTTTTGCAGCTCGGCTTATCACGTCTGATTATGGGCGTGCGCTCTCAGGCATCCGGCGACGCCGCAGCTGAAAAGCTGCGCGCAGAGTTTCATGGTGCTGATATACAAGTTTGGGTACTGGACATGGCAGAATATGGAGACATCGACGCCTTTGCCAGGCGGTGCCGCGACCTAGACCGCATCGACTACGTTATTCTCAATGCTGCGATGCAGAGCAGCACATTTAAACGTCATCATACGACCGGTCACGAATTGGTGTTCCAGGTCGATTACATCTCCACTGTGCTCCTGTGTATGCTGCTTGCGTCCGTTCTGAAGGACCAGTCTCGTGCCGGAGCAGTGACAAAACCGCCTGTTCTTACCGTTGTCGGGTCGGACACCATGTACCTCAGCAAGTTCCAAGCCGCAGGGCCTGTTTTTCCCCGTATGGATGACCCGGCGGGATACGAGAGGATGAGACAGTACATGGATTCGAAGCTGCTGCTGATGGTATTTGTTCGCCAACTGGCTCGGCAAGTGGACCCAGACGATGTCGTTATAAACGTCTGCAACCCAGGTTTAGTTGCCGGAACAGGCCTAGGAAGAAACGGGAGGCCCAACCCCAGTTTCGTCGAGAAGCATGTGGTCCCTGTATTTGTCAAGGCGCTCGGACGGAAGGTCCAGTCTGGTGCAAGCGTCTATGTTCATGCCCTCTTAGCCGAGGGCCGGAGAAGTCATGGTAGCTTCATCAGTGACTGGACTATCAAGCCCTACGCGGGGTTGCTGTATACTAAGGAGGGTCAGGATTTGAGCGAGCATCTGTGGAATGAGACAATGGAAGAGCTGGGATTTGCGTCAAAGGGTATCAGGCAGTTGTTTAGCTAGTATGGGTAATAATGGAGTGGAGAATTTATTCAAAAATGCTGTTGGCCAGAGGAGTAGGCAATAGTGATTGCCTGACACAAAAGGCAGGGTTCTCACGCCGGTATACTCTACCTCCCACCAGCAGGACCAGTCTAGCTTATCGAGTAATGTCTTCATGCTCCCCTGATGGACTGAGATAGGAGTCCGATACTCCCCTCCAGAAGCAGTTGgtgtgaaaaggaagaattgtGACTCCTTCGTTCGGGCTAATGATAAGGTATCTTCTAATCTAAACTTATTTTGCCCTGGTGACGTCGCACTTTGTAGGCCGGAGTTATCGGACCTTACGTTCGGCCTAGTAAACTCTAACTTACTTTAAAATTCTACGCCGGTACCTAAGGCCCCTGGCAGAGTTTCCAATTTGCTGAAGTGGAACAAGGATGCGCGGCCTTCTCCACTGACCTGGCGCCGGGTATTGAACATCCAACTCCGAAGGCAGCCCACAGCCGAACCCCAACCCGTGTTGTACATATAAAGAGGGGATGATCTGTCTGTGAGGGATCTAAATAGTAATATCCTCGGAAgtgcttcttttttgttctttacAGAGTGCCTAGAGAGTGACCTCGACAATCAGCGCTATGCGAGCCTGGAAACAACTTTCGACCAATTTGCCTCTTGAGAAGGGCATGAAGCTTGTCGAAGACGAACCCTATCCTTTGTCTCCTAACCCCACTCAAGTTCTTGTCAGAGTCAAAAGCATCGCGGTCAACCCAGCGGATCCTACCTTCGCCGAGCTGGGGTGGCTGGTAAGGTCACTTGTTAGGCTCCATCCAATTCCTGGCATGGATTTTAGCGGTGAAGTGGTGGCGACGGGAAGCAATGTTACTTCTGTGAACCCAGGCGATCGTGTTTTCGGCAGGGTTGATACGCAAAAGGGCCAAGCAGGCTGTATGGCGGAGTACACGAGAGCCGAAATTGAAGGTTGTATGCCTATACCTCCTGGCATTGACTGGGACCATGCTGCAGGGGCCGGCACAGCAGCAATTACAGCCTACGAGAGCCTGGTGCTCAATTCAAACTCTGGTGACCTAGTCTTCATCAATGGAGGTGCAGGGGGTGTGGGAACCTTTGCCATCCAATTTGCGAAAGCTCATGGGTGCAGAGTCATCGTGTCGTGCTCAACCGCCAAAATCGGTATTTGCAAGGAGCTTGGTGCAGATGAAGTGATCGACTATCAAAAGGAGGATCTTGTGTCTGTcctgaaggagaaaggcAAGGTCATCGACCTGGTAGTTGACTACGCGTATCGGGAGGAGATGAACTTGTACAAGGCTTCGGACGACTTCCTGGCCGATGGGGCAACGTTTGTTATGGTGCCTGGGGGGCTTTCGAGTGCGATTCTTAGGGTTGTCAGCAAAAATTCGCTCTGTCCTCACATGCTTGGCGGTGGGAAAGCCAAATTTAAAGCATATTTTGCGAAAAGCAACCGCACAGCTTTCCAGCAGATATCTGAATGGATGGCAGCTGGGAAAGTCAGGACTGTTATTGACTCTGTGTTTGAGTTTGACGACATGCCTAGGGCGATTGAGCGGATCAAGTCTGGGAGAACATGTGGGAAGATAATAGTTCACGTATAGGAGTTCAATATATTCAGGCGGCCTAACCTGGGATACCGATAATTTCAACTTTTAACCCAGGTAGCGGATTTTGAGAAACATTAGTCGACAGTTTGTCTACCTCAGATGGCGTAAATGCCATGACAGGATCACCAAGAGGATCACTATCGTTAGATATTTGCTGATAGACAAGCCTCCGCAAGGATCTTCTCTGGCCCAGTGCAGAG from Aspergillus flavus chromosome 7, complete sequence carries:
- a CDS encoding putative oxidoreductase, with protein sequence MRAWKQLSTNLPLEKGMKLVEDEPYPLSPNPTQVLVRVKSIAVNPADPTFAELGWLVRSLVRLHPIPGMDFSGEVVATGSNVTSVNPGDRVFGRVDTQKGQAGCMAEYTRAEIEGCMPIPPGIDWDHAAGAGTAAITAYESLVLNSNSGDLVFINGGAGGVGTFAIQFAKAHGCRVIVSCSTAKIGICKELGADEVIDYQKEDLVSVLKEKGKVIDLVVDYAYREEMNLYKASDDFLADGATFVMVPGGLSSAILRVVSKNSLCPHMLGGGKAKFKAYFAKSNRTAFQQISEWMAAGKVRTVIDSVFEFDDMPRAIERIKSGRTCGKIIVHV
- a CDS encoding putative MFS aflatoxin efflux pump, giving the protein MAEAQESRTTIPRASTEDPVHDTITESGDRTRITASSDVYPTGIQLALLLLAVFVTMFLVALDRLVISTAIPQITDEFGSVTDIGWYGSAYLLTNCAFQLLFGKIYTFFSVKYTFLSAILLFEIGSAICGAAPSSVAFILGRAIAGLGSAGIMSGTLVIIVYAIPLRKRPMYQGIFGAVFGLSSIIGPLLGGVFTTEVTWRWCFYINLPFGAFAVVFIFFLLHVPDRASTKLPLKTKMSRLDLLGTGALIPGVVCLLLALQWGGSTYAWSTWRIIILLIIAGFLLVAFIVVQILKPETATVPSRIFAQRSIYAGLYSTFCIGAQMMIFIYFLPIWFQAIHGLSAMDSGIRLLPLVLGMVVSSVVAGVLTSRIGYYTPFLIIGVSLMAVGAGLISTLRVETPGSRWIGYQVLFGVGLGQSFQAPNLAAQTVLPAEDVPIGTSLMLFSQLLGGTVFISVGQNVLGNQLLMRLQGVPGFDATFLQSEGATTITQLPGNIRPVVISAYNEALRQVFLVGLILACLTILGALAMEWRSVKRTTPESENNVTGGQNDKGTKEEA
- a CDS encoding putative short-chain dehydrogenase/reductase family protein; amino-acid sequence: MSANLKTDLPWESSILGILYKQLFVHPKPLPTKPSLRGRTAVITGSNGGIGFEAARQLLQLGLSRLIMGVRSQASGDAAAEKLRAEFHGADIQVWVLDMAEYGDIDAFARRCRDLDRIDYVILNAAMQSSTFKRHHTTGHELVFQVDYISTVLLCMLLASVLKDQSRAGAVTKPPVLTVVGSDTMYLSKFQAAGPVFPRMDDPAGYERMRQYMDSKLLLMVFVRQLARQVDPDDVVINVCNPGLVAGTGLGRNGRPNPSFVEKHVVPVFVKALGRKVQSGASVYVHALLAEGRRSHGSFISDWTIKPYAGLLYTKEGQDLSEHLWNETMEELGFASKGIRQLFS